A stretch of Microbulbifer sp. SAOS-129_SWC DNA encodes these proteins:
- the dapE gene encoding succinyl-diaminopimelate desuccinylase: MTPTQQLASDLIRLRSVTPEDAGCMPLMLERLEKIGFETTWLRRGDTDNFWAVRKGNSEGPLFAFAGHTDVVPTGPEENWQHPPFEPVIEDGYLYGRGAADMKGSLAAMVVACEEFVAAHPEHSGRIAFLITSDEEGPAHNGTVKVVEWLEEQGEKIDCCLVGEPSSTEHVGDVIKNGRRGSLGLELTVYGIQGHVAYPHLAENPVHKLAPALAELAGENWDDGNDFFPATSFQVSNINGGTGATNVIPGDVRVICNWRFSTETTAAELEQRARAILDSHGLNYKADFKLSGQPFLTAAGPLVEAAQAAINRVTGKDTRLSTAGGTSDGRFIAPTGAQVVELGPVNATIHKVDECVKAEDLDTLKDMYRETLKNLLA, from the coding sequence ATGACCCCAACACAACAACTCGCCAGCGACCTGATCCGCCTGCGCTCCGTCACTCCGGAAGACGCCGGCTGTATGCCGCTGATGCTCGAACGTCTGGAAAAAATCGGTTTCGAGACTACCTGGCTGCGCCGCGGCGATACCGACAACTTCTGGGCAGTGCGCAAGGGCAACAGCGAAGGCCCGCTGTTCGCTTTCGCCGGCCACACCGATGTCGTGCCCACCGGTCCCGAGGAAAACTGGCAGCACCCGCCCTTCGAACCGGTAATCGAAGACGGCTACCTCTACGGTCGCGGCGCCGCCGATATGAAAGGCTCACTGGCCGCAATGGTAGTGGCCTGTGAAGAGTTCGTCGCGGCGCATCCAGAGCACAGCGGCCGCATCGCGTTTCTGATCACCAGTGACGAAGAAGGCCCAGCCCACAATGGCACCGTCAAAGTGGTCGAGTGGTTAGAGGAACAAGGCGAGAAGATCGACTGTTGCCTGGTAGGCGAGCCGTCCAGCACCGAGCACGTCGGCGACGTGATCAAGAACGGCCGCCGCGGCTCACTGGGGCTCGAACTGACCGTTTACGGAATCCAGGGCCATGTGGCCTACCCGCACCTGGCGGAAAACCCGGTGCACAAGCTGGCACCGGCACTGGCCGAATTGGCCGGCGAGAATTGGGACGACGGCAACGACTTCTTCCCGGCCACCAGCTTCCAGGTTTCCAATATCAACGGCGGCACTGGTGCCACCAATGTGATTCCCGGAGATGTCCGGGTGATCTGTAACTGGCGCTTTTCCACGGAAACCACCGCCGCGGAACTGGAACAGCGCGCACGCGCAATCCTCGACAGCCACGGCCTCAACTACAAGGCGGATTTCAAGCTGTCGGGCCAACCGTTCCTGACCGCCGCCGGTCCCCTGGTGGAAGCCGCCCAGGCCGCCATCAATAGAGTCACCGGCAAAGATACCCGCCTGTCCACCGCCGGCGGCACTTCAGACGGCCGCTTTATCGCGCCGACAGGTGCGCAGGTGGTCGAACTCGGCCCGGTCAACGCCACCATTCACAAGGTCGACGAATGCGTGAAGGCAGAAGATCTGGACACGCTCAAGGACATGTATCGCGAAACCCTGAAAAACCTGCTCGCGTAG